A window of the Aquimarina spinulae genome harbors these coding sequences:
- a CDS encoding carboxypeptidase-like regulatory domain-containing protein, protein MHKKLGLLVFLIGISLASTAQKVQITGFVKDSLGDPIAMANVIAYKKLDNAMTSYGITNDQGRYKISVPNNETYLLKVSFIGLTAETKSITVTTKDVISDFEMKSKENSLDEVEIVYEMPVVVKGDTLVYNTDSFVNGTEKKLGDVLEKLPGVEVNENGEIEVEGKTVSKVMVEGKDFFDGDSKLATENIPADALDKVEVLRNYEDVGQMRGLRNSQDQIAINIKLKEGKKNFWFGDITAGSGVGETERYIIKPKLFYYSPKYSINVLTDINDIGEVPFTMRDYFNFTGGFRNLGRGGTSFNISTDDLAFATLQNNRANEVDTKFGAANFSLTANKKLDLSGYGIASDTRVDLITNTQRVYIDDTTDPTDNTVEETIDNTWQRSKLGLLKLSASYRPNSSFRMDYDIFGKLSRQKEDGAFRSIRSTISEDINEKLENTTFSIQQNMNAYYTLGTKHIFSLEAQHLFQNEDPFYNAIRSEIPFRGVFTQINNPLLPDTDTFDPLEESENYSVNQQKEVKTNKLDAKLDYYYVLNKKSNLNFTFGSTLSNQNFESNIFQILDNGNQNNFEANKFNNDVKYSFSDLYAGLHYKFIKGIFTFNPGVSVHNYGLKDQQLGTEITQNEWQVLPDLFVLAQLRQSESLRFNYSITAEYTDVNRLAAGYVFNNYNSLFQGNRNLENSLYDNYSLNYFNFNMFNYTNIFAQISYSNRRNPIKNTSVITGINRVDTPINSNMEDQILSANGNFARTFGKIKGNLRANISWSSFNNIVNTLPSESVSFTQVYSTEWSTNFKKGPNFDLGYSLTVNDYDNNGAKNTFYTSQPFARLDWSFAKGFLIKSSYRYYDYRNTKTTLNEYSFWDADLFYQKPNSKWEYKLSVTNILDTKSINQDNFNELYNSTSSYVIQPRYWILSIKYNL, encoded by the coding sequence ATGCATAAAAAATTAGGACTATTGGTATTCCTTATAGGGATATCCTTGGCATCTACTGCCCAAAAAGTACAAATTACTGGTTTTGTTAAAGATTCATTAGGAGATCCTATTGCAATGGCTAATGTAATTGCGTATAAGAAGTTGGATAATGCCATGACCAGCTACGGAATTACGAATGATCAGGGTAGGTACAAAATTTCAGTCCCTAATAATGAAACGTATCTGCTAAAAGTGAGTTTTATCGGTCTTACCGCAGAAACAAAATCAATTACAGTAACTACCAAAGATGTAATTTCAGATTTTGAAATGAAATCCAAAGAAAATAGCCTGGACGAAGTAGAAATCGTTTATGAGATGCCAGTAGTAGTAAAAGGTGATACTTTGGTGTATAATACCGATTCTTTTGTGAATGGTACAGAAAAGAAATTAGGAGATGTGTTAGAAAAACTACCAGGAGTCGAGGTTAATGAAAATGGAGAAATTGAAGTCGAAGGTAAAACTGTTTCTAAGGTAATGGTAGAGGGGAAAGACTTTTTTGACGGAGATTCTAAACTGGCAACAGAAAATATCCCTGCTGATGCATTGGATAAGGTTGAGGTGTTACGCAATTATGAAGATGTAGGACAAATGCGCGGGCTGCGTAATTCGCAAGATCAGATAGCCATTAATATCAAATTAAAAGAAGGCAAAAAGAACTTCTGGTTCGGTGATATAACTGCAGGTTCTGGAGTAGGAGAGACAGAGCGTTATATCATAAAACCTAAACTGTTTTATTATAGTCCAAAGTACAGTATTAATGTGCTTACAGATATTAATGATATTGGCGAGGTTCCTTTTACGATGAGGGATTATTTTAATTTCACAGGAGGTTTTAGAAATTTAGGTCGTGGTGGTACATCTTTTAACATTTCTACAGATGATCTTGCTTTTGCGACATTACAAAATAATAGAGCTAATGAAGTTGATACCAAATTTGGTGCGGCAAACTTTAGTCTTACAGCCAATAAAAAACTGGATCTTAGTGGATATGGAATCGCAAGTGATACCAGAGTAGATTTGATCACTAACACACAGAGAGTATATATTGATGATACTACGGATCCTACAGATAACACGGTAGAAGAAACTATTGATAACACCTGGCAACGAAGTAAGTTGGGTTTATTAAAATTAAGTGCAAGTTATAGACCTAACAGCAGTTTTAGAATGGATTATGATATCTTTGGAAAACTTTCCAGGCAAAAGGAAGATGGTGCTTTTCGATCTATAAGATCAACGATTTCTGAAGATATAAATGAGAAACTTGAAAATACTACATTTTCGATCCAGCAAAATATGAATGCGTACTATACATTAGGTACAAAGCATATATTTTCATTAGAAGCACAACATCTATTTCAAAATGAAGATCCTTTTTATAATGCAATACGATCAGAAATTCCTTTTAGGGGAGTTTTTACACAAATAAATAATCCTTTGCTTCCTGATACAGATACTTTTGATCCATTAGAAGAATCTGAAAACTATAGTGTTAATCAACAAAAGGAAGTGAAAACAAATAAACTAGATGCAAAACTGGATTATTATTATGTGTTAAATAAGAAAAGTAACCTCAATTTTACATTTGGAAGTACATTAAGCAATCAAAATTTTGAATCTAATATTTTTCAGATTTTAGATAATGGAAATCAAAATAACTTTGAAGCTAATAAGTTTAATAACGATGTAAAATATAGCTTTAGTGATCTATATGCTGGTTTGCATTATAAGTTTATTAAGGGGATTTTTACATTTAATCCAGGGGTGAGTGTGCATAATTATGGTTTAAAAGATCAACAGTTAGGAACTGAAATAACCCAGAATGAATGGCAGGTGTTACCAGATCTTTTTGTTTTAGCTCAATTAAGGCAAAGTGAAAGCTTACGATTTAATTATTCGATAACAGCAGAATATACAGATGTTAACCGTTTGGCAGCTGGTTATGTGTTTAATAATTATAATTCATTATTTCAGGGAAACCGAAATCTGGAAAATTCATTATATGATAATTATTCATTAAACTATTTCAATTTTAATATGTTTAATTACACTAATATTTTTGCTCAGATATCGTATAGCAATCGGCGTAATCCTATTAAGAATACTAGTGTGATTACGGGAATAAATAGAGTAGATACACCTATTAATTCTAATATGGAAGATCAAATACTTTCTGCCAACGGAAATTTTGCTCGCACGTTTGGAAAAATAAAAGGAAACCTGAGAGCAAATATAAGTTGGTCGAGTTTTAATAATATCGTAAATACGCTCCCAAGTGAAAGCGTAAGTTTTACACAAGTGTATAGTACAGAGTGGTCAACCAATTTTAAAAAAGGACCTAATTTTGATTTAGGATATAGTCTTACGGTTAATGATTATGATAATAATGGAGCCAAAAATACATTTTATACCAGTCAACCATTTGCGAGATTAGATTGGTCTTTTGCCAAAGGGTTTTTGATAAAATCGTCTTATAGGTATTATGATTATCGCAATACAAAAACGACTCTAAATGAATATAGTTTTTGGGATGCAGATCTGTTTTATCAAAAGCCAAATAGTAAATGGGAGTATAAACTGTCGGTAACCAATATTCTTGATACCAAAAGTATCAATCAAGACAATTTTAATGAATTATATAACAGTACATCGAGTTATGTGATCCAACCTCGTTACTGGATTTTAAGTATAAAATATAATCTGTAA
- a CDS encoding DUF302 domain-containing protein: protein MATYKVLGFLFLIVMISCNQSQKNTSKDVQTNSQQEMEVTKAQGIITKISSKNFEDTYNTLVEIITNNPNLKIIAQLDHKANAASVDLELNPTRVIMFGNPKLGTPLMQNSQITGLDLPQKILIWQDDNGVVNVSYNDPEFLKLRHEITGKEDVLTIISKALDNLSKGATGI from the coding sequence ATGGCAACATATAAAGTATTGGGGTTTTTATTTTTGATAGTGATGATATCTTGTAATCAAAGTCAAAAAAACACGTCTAAAGATGTACAAACGAATTCACAACAAGAGATGGAAGTTACCAAGGCACAAGGCATAATCACAAAAATAAGCTCTAAAAACTTTGAAGATACATACAATACATTAGTCGAGATCATTACCAATAATCCTAACCTGAAGATTATAGCGCAATTAGACCATAAAGCTAATGCTGCATCTGTAGATCTAGAATTGAACCCCACACGAGTAATCATGTTTGGTAATCCTAAATTAGGAACTCCTTTAATGCAGAATTCTCAAATTACAGGATTAGATCTTCCTCAAAAGATTCTAATATGGCAAGATGATAATGGTGTTGTTAATGTTTCATACAATGATCCCGAATTTTTAAAACTTCGTCATGAGATTACAGGTAAAGAGGATGTCTTAACAATCATTTCCAAAGCTTTGGATAATCTTTCGAAAGGAGCAACAGGAATATAA
- a CDS encoding heparan-alpha-glucosaminide N-acetyltransferase domain-containing protein, producing the protein MTKRTSRLHFLDAIRAFAILMMLQGHFVHSLLGDVYRDKNNIVYAIWEYFRGMTAPTFFTITGFIFTYLLLKQNTKGIDNPRVLKGVKRAIKVIFWGYLLRVSFYEVFTGRVNPSFFYVDVLQCIGTSLLLLIGIYLVLCRINETWFQNVVLGIGVIIFLLQPMYGSCILEFLPQTVANYFTNRNGSIFTLLPWFGYVCIGSFMASLFLKYGKQKMFYPHAIIALLFVGVLLVFYSSAILMVIYNITDIGIFKSVAYNNFLFIRLGNVCILFSVFILMKNYVTNQMITKIGGRTLSIYIVHFFVLYGSWFGLGLSRFFYHSLTPGQTFIGALLFIISICATVLYYYKYEEELKLQTHYILKKTILPEAFVLFKNTIIRTYRNIRYTRR; encoded by the coding sequence ATGACTAAACGTACTAGTCGATTGCATTTTCTTGATGCAATTCGGGCATTTGCAATTCTTATGATGCTTCAAGGACATTTTGTACATTCTCTTTTAGGAGATGTATATAGGGACAAAAATAATATTGTATACGCGATCTGGGAATATTTTAGGGGTATGACTGCTCCTACATTTTTTACGATAACAGGCTTTATTTTTACGTATTTACTACTAAAACAGAACACAAAAGGAATAGATAATCCAAGAGTTTTGAAAGGCGTAAAACGTGCTATTAAAGTTATTTTTTGGGGGTATTTATTGCGAGTAAGCTTTTATGAAGTTTTTACAGGAAGAGTGAACCCTTCGTTTTTCTATGTAGATGTATTACAATGTATAGGCACATCATTGTTGCTGTTAATAGGAATATATCTTGTTTTGTGTCGAATTAATGAAACTTGGTTTCAAAATGTAGTGTTAGGTATTGGAGTGATTATTTTTCTTCTCCAGCCTATGTATGGTAGTTGTATACTAGAGTTTTTGCCACAAACAGTTGCAAATTATTTTACAAATAGAAATGGTTCTATTTTTACATTATTACCCTGGTTTGGATATGTGTGTATTGGTAGTTTTATGGCCAGCCTGTTTTTAAAATACGGAAAACAAAAAATGTTTTACCCTCATGCCATTATCGCACTTTTATTCGTAGGGGTATTATTGGTGTTTTATTCTTCGGCTATACTAATGGTTATTTATAATATAACAGATATTGGTATTTTTAAATCAGTAGCTTATAACAACTTCTTATTTATAAGATTGGGAAATGTGTGTATCCTTTTTTCTGTATTTATTTTGATGAAAAACTATGTTACAAATCAGATGATAACCAAAATAGGAGGGAGAACACTATCAATCTATATAGTTCACTTTTTTGTACTTTACGGAAGTTGGTTCGGACTGGGACTTAGTCGTTTTTTTTATCACAGTTTAACACCGGGACAAACTTTTATAGGAGCATTATTGTTTATAATTAGTATATGTGCAACAGTTTTGTATTATTATAAATATGAAGAAGAACTGAAGCTTCAAACACATTATATACTTAAGAAAACTATCTTACCAGAAGCTTTTGTGTTATTTAAAAATACTATTATTCGTACATATCGAAACATTAGATATACGAGGCGATAG
- a CDS encoding DoxX family protein, whose translation MPTIKSLNKWANAHTYYPLDLLRIALGVFLFIKGINFISNSQILVDLIKPVQNLAGAMIIIHYVAPAHLIGGLLISFGLLTRWSVTAQLPLLIGAVLINFVGEMNVANLVIASIILLLCVFFLFYGSGKHSVDYYLKMQQ comes from the coding sequence ATGCCAACAATAAAATCATTAAACAAATGGGCTAATGCACATACGTATTATCCGTTAGATTTGTTAAGAATTGCATTAGGAGTTTTCTTATTTATAAAAGGAATAAATTTTATTAGTAATAGCCAGATTCTAGTAGATCTTATTAAACCTGTTCAAAACCTTGCGGGTGCTATGATTATAATTCATTATGTAGCTCCGGCACATTTAATAGGAGGTTTACTTATTTCTTTTGGATTACTTACTCGATGGTCGGTTACAGCACAGCTTCCATTATTAATTGGTGCAGTTCTTATCAATTTTGTGGGAGAGATGAATGTGGCAAACCTTGTTATTGCTAGTATAATTTTGTTATTATGTGTATTTTTCTTGTTCTACGGTTCGGGGAAACATTCTGTAGATTACTATCTAAAAATGCAACAATGA
- the metK gene encoding methionine adenosyltransferase gives MAYLFTSESVSEGHPDKVADQISDALLDNFLAFDADSKVACETLVTTGQVVLAGEVKSKTYLDVQHIARDVINTIGYTKGAYQFSGDSCGVISLIHEQSQDINQGVDRENKEEQGAGDQGMMFGYATKETANYMPLALDISHKILIELAKLRREGIEIPYLRPDSKSQVTIEYNDDNVPQRIVAIVVSTQHDDFDSNDDVMLSKIKNDIISILMPRVIAQLPSYIQQLFNDQITYHINPTGKFVIGGPHGDTGLTGRKIIVDTYGGKGAHGGGAFSGKDPSKVDRSAAYASRHIAKNLVAAGVANEVLVQVSYAIGVVEPTSIFVDTYGSSSLGLTDGEIAETVGKIFDMRPAAIEKRLKLRNPIYQETAAYGHMGKEPQTITKVFESPYSGKIEKEVELFTWEKLDYVEAVKKAFNI, from the coding sequence ATGGCATATTTATTTACTTCAGAAAGTGTATCTGAAGGACACCCAGATAAAGTAGCAGATCAGATAAGTGATGCATTATTAGATAACTTTTTAGCTTTTGATGCTGACTCTAAAGTAGCCTGCGAAACGCTTGTAACTACTGGTCAGGTAGTACTTGCCGGAGAAGTAAAATCAAAAACATATCTCGATGTACAACATATTGCAAGAGATGTCATCAATACAATTGGTTACACCAAAGGTGCATACCAATTTAGTGGTGATTCTTGTGGAGTAATCTCTCTTATTCATGAACAATCGCAAGATATAAATCAAGGGGTTGATCGTGAGAATAAAGAAGAGCAAGGTGCTGGTGACCAAGGAATGATGTTTGGATATGCTACCAAAGAAACTGCTAATTACATGCCTTTGGCTCTTGATATTTCTCATAAAATATTAATTGAATTGGCCAAACTAAGACGTGAAGGTATAGAAATCCCTTATTTACGTCCTGATTCTAAAAGCCAGGTAACTATCGAATATAATGATGACAATGTACCTCAACGTATCGTTGCTATTGTAGTATCTACACAGCATGATGATTTTGATAGCAATGATGATGTAATGCTAAGTAAAATAAAAAATGATATCATTTCTATTTTAATGCCTAGAGTAATTGCTCAATTACCTAGTTATATTCAACAATTATTTAATGATCAGATCACATATCACATTAATCCAACCGGAAAATTTGTAATTGGTGGTCCTCATGGAGATACTGGTCTTACCGGAAGAAAAATTATAGTCGACACTTATGGTGGTAAAGGTGCTCATGGTGGAGGTGCTTTTTCGGGTAAGGATCCAAGTAAAGTAGATCGTTCTGCTGCATATGCATCCAGACATATAGCCAAAAATCTTGTAGCCGCAGGAGTAGCGAATGAAGTATTGGTACAGGTATCTTATGCGATTGGTGTTGTTGAACCTACTTCTATTTTTGTAGACACTTACGGAAGTAGCTCACTTGGATTAACTGATGGTGAAATTGCAGAAACAGTAGGTAAAATCTTCGATATGCGTCCAGCTGCTATCGAGAAACGTCTTAAATTACGTAATCCTATCTATCAGGAAACAGCTGCCTATGGTCATATGGGTAAAGAACCACAAACGATTACTAAGGTTTTTGAAAGTCCGTATTCTGGTAAAATTGAAAAGGAAGTAGAGTTATTTACCTGGGAGAAACTTGACTATGTAGAAGCTGTTAAAAAAGCTTTTAATATCTAG
- a CDS encoding O-acetylhomoserine aminocarboxypropyltransferase/cysteine synthase family protein translates to MSIQKFATGALHAGHDVSANGGTRAVPIYQTTSYVFNNSDHAANLFNLSETGFIYTRLNNPTNDILEQRLATLEGGIAAVVTSSGTAAINTTLLTLLKTGDHIVASSSLYGGTYNLLNVTLPRFGITTTFVDPSNPNNFKDAVQENTRAFFVESLGNPKLDVLDLKAISSEAKTYKVPLIVDNTVATPALLNPIEYGANIVIHSLTKYISGNGTSLGGAIIDAGTFDWSSGKFPEFTEPSPGYHGLVYHDALGPAAFIAKARIEGLRDHGAALSPFNAFQILQGLETLEIRIKKHSENALKLAKWLEEQEEVSWVKYPGLKNDTYYELAKEYLPKGQSGIITFGVKGGFDSAKTVADETKIFSLLANIGDSKSLIIHPASTTHQQLDPAQQESTGVTQDLIRLSVGLEDIEDLKEDLKEAFNKVKVKI, encoded by the coding sequence ATGAGTATACAAAAATTTGCAACAGGAGCTTTGCATGCAGGTCATGATGTATCTGCCAATGGTGGAACAAGAGCGGTGCCAATTTATCAAACAACATCGTATGTTTTTAACAATTCTGATCATGCTGCCAATCTATTTAACTTGTCCGAAACAGGATTTATTTATACGAGATTAAATAACCCGACAAATGATATCCTAGAACAACGCCTTGCAACATTAGAAGGAGGTATTGCGGCAGTAGTAACGTCGTCGGGGACAGCAGCAATCAATACGACTTTGCTAACCTTACTAAAAACAGGTGATCATATAGTAGCATCGAGTAGTTTGTATGGCGGGACATACAACTTGTTAAATGTTACATTGCCTAGATTTGGCATTACAACAACTTTTGTAGATCCTTCAAACCCGAATAATTTTAAAGATGCTGTACAAGAGAATACACGCGCATTTTTTGTAGAATCATTAGGAAACCCAAAGCTAGATGTATTAGACTTAAAAGCAATTTCGTCTGAAGCCAAAACCTATAAAGTACCTTTAATAGTTGATAATACAGTTGCTACACCGGCATTACTTAACCCTATCGAGTATGGGGCTAATATCGTAATTCATTCCCTTACAAAATATATTAGTGGTAATGGAACATCTCTTGGAGGAGCAATTATCGATGCAGGGACTTTTGATTGGTCTAGTGGCAAGTTTCCGGAGTTTACAGAGCCTTCACCGGGATACCACGGATTAGTATATCACGATGCATTAGGACCAGCAGCATTTATTGCAAAAGCAAGAATAGAAGGATTGCGAGATCATGGAGCTGCACTAAGTCCATTTAATGCATTTCAGATTTTACAAGGTTTAGAAACCTTAGAAATCAGAATAAAAAAACATAGCGAAAATGCATTGAAGCTTGCTAAATGGTTAGAAGAGCAAGAAGAGGTAAGTTGGGTAAAGTATCCGGGACTCAAAAATGATACATACTATGAGCTAGCTAAAGAATACTTGCCAAAAGGGCAAAGTGGGATCATCACTTTTGGAGTAAAAGGTGGTTTTGACTCTGCTAAAACGGTAGCAGATGAAACAAAAATTTTCTCTTTACTAGCAAATATAGGAGATTCTAAATCTTTAATTATACATCCTGCTAGTACCACGCACCAACAACTAGACCCTGCACAGCAAGAATCTACTGGGGTAACTCAGGATTTGATACGATTATCAGTTGGACTCGAAGATATTGAGGATCTAAAAGAAGATTTAAAAGAAGCTTTTAATAAAGTAAAAGTTAAAATTTAA